From a region of the Phaseolus vulgaris cultivar G19833 chromosome 6, P. vulgaris v2.0, whole genome shotgun sequence genome:
- the LOC137832758 gene encoding pentatricopeptide repeat-containing protein At5g09450, mitochondrial, with protein MAQRSLFLSLRRSSGLACVLNRTRFASSGVVSSDLVEESVEGDDLRSIILRLRLPKRSATNILQKWVLQGNTVTLSQLRDISKELRRSQRYKHALEISEWMVSHEQYELSDSDYAVRIDLMCKVFGIDAAERYFEGLPLATKTTETYTALLHSYAGAKLTDKAEELYQRIKDSNLCFDALTYNEMMTLYMSVGQFEKVPSVVEELKQQKVSPDIFTYNLWISSCAAILNIDEVRRILDEMSHGTGSNESWIRYLNLANMYISVGHLGNASSNTLVETEKRITQGQWITYDFLIILYGGLGSKDKLDQIWNSLRMTKQKMISRNYICIISSYLILGHSKEVSEIIDQWKQSTTTDFDMLACKKIMVGFRNIGLAEIANNLNKILIENDLSPGYD; from the exons ATGGCGCAACGCTCACTTTTCCTCTCTCTCAGACG AAGTAGCGGTTTAGCTTGTGTCCTGAACAGAACGAGATTTGCGTCTTCGGGTGTTGTGAGCAGTGATTTAGTGGAAGAGAGTGTGGAAGGTGATGACCTAAGGAGCATAATCTTGAGGCTAAGGCTCCCCAAGCGAAGCGCCACCAACATTCTTCAGAAATGGGTCCTTCAGGGGAATACTGTTACGCTCTCTCAGCTTCGGGATATTTCCAAAGAGCTTCGAAGATCTCAACGTTACAAACACGCTTTGGAG ATATCAGAATGGATGGTTAGCCATGAGCAATACGAGTTATCAGACTCTGATTATGCAGTGCGCATAGATTTGATGTGCAAAGTTTTTGGCATTGATGCTGCAGAGCGCTATTTTGAGGGTCTACCTCTTGCGACAAAGACTACTGAAACTTACACAGCCCTCCTACATTCTTATGCAGGAGCGAAATTGACTGACAAGGCTGAGGAACTTTATCAAAGGATAAAGGATTCAAACCTCTGCTTTGATGCCCTTACTTACAATGAAATGATGACTCTTTACATGTCAGTGGGCCAGTTTGAAAAGGTCCCTTCGGTTGTTGAAGAACTGAAACAACAAAAGGTTTCCCCTGATATCTTTACCTATAATCTATGGATAAGTTCGTGTGCCGCTATTCTTAATATTGATGAGGTTAGGAGGATTCTTGATGAAATGAGTCATGGTACTGGTTCTAATGAAAGTTGGATCAGATATTTGAACCTGGCCAATATGTATATTAGTGTAGGTCATCTTGGTAATGCAAGTTCCAACACACTTGTTGAGACTGAGAAAAGGATCACACAAGGGCAATGGATAACTTATGACTTCTTGATCATTCTTTATGGTGGGTTGGGAAGTAAGGATAAACTTGATCAGATATGGAATTCCTTGAGAATGACCAAACAGAAAATGATCAGCAGGAATTACATCTGTATCATTTCGTCCTATCTGATACTTGGTCATTCGAAAGAAGTGAGTGAAATTATTGATCAATGGAAGCAATCCACGACCACAGATTTTGATATGCTTGCCTGTAAAAAGATTATGGTTGGTTTTAGGAACATTGGTTTAGCTGAAATAGCCAACAATTTGAATAAGATTCTCATTGAGAATGATCTCAGTCCAGGATATGATTAA
- the LOC137832765 gene encoding H/ACA ribonucleoprotein complex subunit 4 — MSQSESKKKKERGSGKVVEEEQAGKDEGLMIKPQSFTPPIDTSQWPILLKNYDRLNVRTGHYTPIPSGYSPLKRPLAEYLKYGVINLDKPANPSSHEVVAWIKRLLRVEKTGHSGTLDPKVTGNLIVCIDRATRLVKSQQGAGKEYVCIARLHSAVPDVSKVARALETLTGAVFQRPPLISAVKRQLRIRTIYESKLLEYDPDRHLVVFWISCEAGTYVRTMCVHLGLLLGVGSHMQELRRVRSGIMGEKDNMVSMHDVMDAQWVFDNFRDESYLRRAVMPLEVLLTSYKRLVVKDSAVNAICYGAKLMIPGLLRFENDIDVGEEVVLMTTKGEAIALGIAEMTTAVMATCDHGVVAKIKRVVMDRDTYPRKWGLGPRASMKKKLISQGMLDKHGKPNEKTPQEWLRNLVLPTGGDSVIAGMAAAPEPEDEKDGDGEGRKRKKHESTDSPVSVPAKKAKVDVEEVDVKKVADETVEVEVDKKEKKKKKKKDKDNSEVASSDEEKTEKKKKHKDKVEDGSPELEKSEKKKKKKKDKEAAAAEISNGKEDESNADKSEKKKHKKKKNKDAEEE; from the coding sequence ATGTCTCAGTCGGAGagcaagaagaagaaggagcGCGGCAGCGGCAAGGTGGTGGAAGAGGAACAAGCAGGCAAAGATGAGGGGTTGATGATAAAGCCTCAGAGCTTCACTCCCCCAATCGACACCTCCCAATGGCCCATTCTCCTCAAAAACTACGACCGCCTCAACGTCCGCACCGGCCACTACACCCCCATCCCCTCCGGCTACTCCCCCCTCAAACGCCCCCTCGCCGAATACCTCAAATACGGCGTCATCAACCTCGACAAGCCCGCCAACCCCTCCTCCCACGAGGTCGTCGCCTGGATCAAGCGCCTCCTCCGCGTCGAGAAGACTGGTCACTCCGGTACCCTCGATCCCAAGGTCACCGGCAATCTCATTGTCTGCATCGACCGCGCCACCCGCCTTGTCAAGTCCCAGCAGGGTGCCGGCAAGGAATACGTTTGCATCGCCCGCCTCCACTCTGCCGTGCCCGACGTCTCCAAGGTCGCACGCGCCCTGGAGACCCTCACCGGCGCCGTCTTTCAGCGCCCGCCCTTGATCTCCGCCGTCAAACGCCAGCTCCGCATTCGGACCATCTATGAAAGTAAGCTCCTTGAGTATGACCCTGATAGGCACTTGGTTGTTTTCTGGATTTCGTGTGAGGCTGGGACTTATGTTAGGACTATGTGTGTTCATTTGGGGTTGCTTCTTGGTGTGGGTAGCCATATGCAAGAGCTTAGGAGGGTTCGGTCTGGGATCATGGGGGAGAAGGATAACATGGTGAGCATGCATGATGTTATGGATGCTCAGTGggtttttgataattttaggGATGAGAGTTATTTGAGAAGGGCTGTTATGCCCTTGGAGGTTCTTTTGACTAGCTATAAGAGGCTGGTTGTTAAGGACTCTGCTGTGAATGCTATTTGCTATGGTGCTAAGTTGATGATTCCTGGGTTGCTTAGGTTTgagaatgatattgatgttggGGAGGAGGTTGTGCTTATGACCACCAAGGGGGAGGCTATTGCTCTTGGGATTGCTGAGATGACTACTGCTGTTATGGCCACTTGTGATCATGGGGTTGTGGCCAAGATCAAGAGGGTTGTCATGGATAGGGATACTTATCCAAGGAAATGGGGGTTGGGTCCTAGGGCTTCCATGAAAAAGAAGCTTATTTCTCAAGGGATGCTGGATAAGCATGGGAAGCCCAATGAGAAGACCCCCCAGGAGTGGCTTAGGAATCTTGTTTTGCCCACTGGTGGGGATAGTGTGATTGCTGGTATGGCTGCTGCGCCTGAACCTGAGGATGAGAAGGACGGAGATGGCGAAGGACGGAAGAGGAAGAAGCATGAGAGCACTGATAGCCCAGTTTCGGTCCCTGCTAAGAAGGCGAAAGTAGATGTAGAAGAGGTAGATGTCAAGAAGGTGGCTGATGAGACTGTGGAGGTTGAAGTTGacaaaaaagagaagaaaaagaagaagaagaaggacaagGATAACAGTGAAGTTGCCTCTTCAGATGAGGAGAAaactgagaagaagaagaagcataaGGATAAGGTTGAAGACGGTTCACCGGAGTTAGAAAAGtctgagaagaaaaagaag